ATCACTCACCATATGGAGGAAGTGCTTTCAGCAGAACGATTATTACTCCTGCATCAAGGGCGACTTGAGTATGATGGTGCTCCACTGGCTTTTTTTGAAACGATGCCTGTTGCGGACTATCAATTACAACTGCCTTTTGCCGTGCGTGTACATGCATTGCTCCATTCAGAAGTGCCGCCAACAGCCGATTGGAAGGGGATAATTCGATCACAATGGTCTACAAATTAGATAATTTAAGTGTAAACTATGCTGATCATGTGGCTTTGCACAATATAAACTGTACCATTACTGCGGGCAAATGGATTTCGATCATCGGTCCCACAGGTGCAGGAAAGTCTACCTTTGTCAAAGTGCTGAAGGGTTTGATTCCCACCGTAAAAGGAGACTATTGGATTGATCAGCAGCCTGCTCCCAGAGATGCCAAAGGACAATTAAAGGTGGTCCCGGAGCTGGGCTTCGTGTTTCAATATCCAGAGCATCAGCTATTCGAAACTACGGTGCAAAAGGAGCTTTCTTTTGCTCTGAATCTGCAGGGTGCTTCACGCCAGCAAATCACGGCGGTGATTGAAAGGATTTTACCGCAAGTGGGTCTGTCAGAGAGCATTCTCCCGTTAAATCCATTCCAATTAAGCGGTGGAGAAAAGCGCCGTGTGGCCATTGCCGCCGTGCTGATGACGAATCCGAAGCTGCTAATTTTGGATGAACCGACAGCGGGGCTAGATCCAGCTAGCCAAGTATCTTTGCTGAAGCTACTGAAGACTTGGCAGCAACAAAATCAGAGCACCATTCTCTTCGTTTCGCATCAGATGGAGGATGTTGCTGAGTACTCGGATGAGGTTTTGGTTTTTCATAAAGGTCAGCTAGAAGGACATTTTGACCCCAGAACACTATTTATGGAAAAGGAAGAATTATTGGTGGAGCTGGGCTTGTCCATGCCTGAACCCGTACAGCTTTTGAAGCTAGTAGAGGAACTATCTGGCCAAAAAATAGAGGTTGCTAGCTGTAAAGAGCAGGATATCTTCGATGCTGTTCAGCCAATTTGGCATTCGAGGGGGCGTCTACATGGCTGATTCCGTAATAGTGGGTCAATATGTGGAGACGCATTCGATTTTCCATCGTTTAGATCCTCGTATAAAGCTTGTTAGTATCGTGATTCTCATGCTTAGCTTTCTGATGCTTGGAACATGGCTTAGCTATGCAGTTGCAACTGTTTTTGTATTCGGAATTTTGCTGCTCTCGAAGGTTCCTATTCATTTCTTCTGGCGGGGGCTGCGGCCGTTATTATTTGTTTTGCTGTTTACCCTTCTGTATAATGCTGTGTTCACCAAAGGAACGATCCTCTGGTCGTGGTCCTTTATTGAGGTAACTGAAGAGGGACTGCGAACAGGATTACGTTTCGTTTGGCGTATAATATTGCTCATCTTATTAGCCTCAGTATTAACGTTAACGACTAAACCGCTAGACTTAGCATATGGTCTTGAAAAGCTACTTGCACCTCTATCCAAAATGGGGGTACCCGTAGAACAATTCTCCTTAATGATAGTGATTGCGATCCGGTTTATTCCTACCATCAAGGAGGAGCTGGATCGTATTCTGCTCGCACAAAAGGCTAGAGGTTATGACCTTACAGCATTATCACTGCCTAAACGGATATTTGCTTATGTCCCGATCATTATTCCTTTGCTCTTCACGACGATTCAACGTGCTGAACAGCTGAGCTATGCGATTGATGCGCGTGCTTATGGAAATGGTAAAGGAAGAACTTCTTATAGGGTATTGCAATTTCAGAAAATGGATTATCTGGCAGGGGGAATTGCTCTTTTATTTGCTGTGATTCTGCTGTGGTTAAAGATAGGAAAGGTGTAGATGAAGATGAAATGGAACACCCGTATTACGGAGTTATTGCACATAGAGTATCCTATTATTCAAGGTGGACTTGCTTATTTAGGTTATGCAGACCTCGCAGCTGCCGTTTCGAATGCTGGTGGATTGGGTCAGGTTACAGCGATGAGTCTTCCGAGCGCAGAGGCTTTACGTTCAGAAATCGAACGGGTCCGTACTATGACCGACAAGCCTTTTGGCGTTAATTTTGCCATCGGTGTGCATGGTATCGGTTATGAAGATCGGGTGCAGGTTGCCATCGATGAGCAGGTTCCCGTGGTGAGCCTCACCGGTGGGAATCCGGCCCCTATACTGGAAATGCTACAGCACACTGATATTAAAACGCTCGTGCTCGTCTCTTCACGCAGACAAGCCCAAAAAGCTGAACAATTAGGCGCTTCTGCGGTTATTGTTGTCGGGCAGGAGGGAGGAGGCCACTTGGGACGTGATGATGTAGGGACTATGGTGCTCGTTCCTCAAGTAGTTGATGCGGTTGATATTCCTGTGATTGCTTCAGGCGGGATCGGGGATGGGCGTGGATGGATGGCGGCCCATGCACTGGGGGCTGAGGGAATTGAAATGGGCACACGATTCGTTGCTACGGTTGAATGTATTCATGCGGCTGCTTCTTATAAAAAAGCCCTAGTAGAAAGCTCCGAGTCAGATACAGTCGTAATCAAACGCTCTATCGGAGCGCCCGCGCGAGTATTGCGTAGTGAGTACATAGATAAGATTCTCGAAATTGAGCGTGTGACTCCGACTTATGAAGCCTTAAAAGAATATATTAGCGGTGCAGCCAACAAGCGCTGGATTTATGATGATGTCAAAGAAGAGGGCATTGGCTGGGCAGGCCAAGTAACAGGGATGATCCATGATATCCCTACAGTCTCGGAACTAGTCGGCAGGATGGTCAAAGACGCAGAGTCGATTCGCGGGATGTGGGGAATGCAGGTGTGAAGTTGTCAGCAGAGCAGTTGTATCCAAAAGATGAATTAATGAACTGAAAGATAGGTATTAGATTGACGATACTTTTTTTAGCTAACGGGCAGGTTTGCTCAATCATCGGGCATTATCGGACTATATTTATGGGGAGCGATGGTGCGGCTAATCCGAGGCGTTATGCAAAAGAAGATAATAGTTGGTTGAATCTATCACGCTCCTCCAAAAAAGGGCAATGGCTGCTGTATTGGAATGGAACTAATTGCGAATTTTTAATCAGCTTATTTGTTTCCTGAGCTTGGGTAAACGGAACGACTTTATCATGAATTCCATGGATAATTAATGTGGGCACATCGATCTGTCCAAGATCGTTGTAAACATTCTCATCTCTTAGCGTGACCATAATGGCGGAGGTCGACCAATTCGCAGCTTGTAAACCCATTAGAAAGAACCATTCGGATTTCGCTTCAGAAATGTACTGAAAGAAAAAGCTCTCCGTTTGGTTTTGCAGCATTTTTGGACGGTCATTGTTTGTCTCTTCGATGATTTTATTCGTAAATTCTTTTGGAACGCTTGATGGAGACGCAGCGTCGATCAGGACGAGTTTAGATACCCCGTACCCTTTATAACGAGCCATATAACGAATTGAGATCGCTCCTCCGGTAGAGTGTCCTGCCAGTGTTATGTTTTTTAGCTGTAACGCTTCGATGACCATACGAAGATCATCTGCTAATCTATCGAAACCGTAACCATCGAATGGTTTATCCGAATTTCCGTATCCTCTCCAGTCCACTCCGATACAACGATATCCGAGCTTAGGAAGGAAATTGAACTGATATTCGAACTGGTTATGGTTTAGCGGCCATCCATGAATAAAAAGTATCGTTTTATTTCCCTTCGGATTGATGTCCTCTATAAATACTTTTACGCCCGGTTCTACAGTAACGAAGTATCCCAAGTGTATCGCCTCATTTTTTTTAATGTATTTCCCCGTTAAGATATTCGCCCTAGGCAAGGTTAATGCCTAATTTCGGCGTCAAATTGGGTTTAGATAGTACGTAGAGATTTCTGAGGAATAGCTTGAGTGAAACAATTTCTTCTGATCATTGAGCTCACGGGGTACGTTAGTGGAATAGCGGTTGCTTTGGCAGCCGTTTTTTTATTTGTTCAACTAACGGGCAGATTAGTTTAGCAACCTATACTCAGGAATATATGCGCTAATATTGATATAGCAATAACCAAAAAACGGAGGCAAAGTCATGAGTGAGATTGCTAAAACATAAAAGGTTTTACTGTATCTGATTGGTATCTCGCTTATAAAACAAGAATTTGCAAGGTTGAAAGGGATTATGGATTTGAAAAGGTCTGAACAAGTCGAGTATGGTGCGGGAAAAAGAGAAAGCCCATCACAGTAAGTTGAAAGTGATTCTTTTCCAACTTATTAGGGATGGGCTATCTTTGATTCTAATATTTTTCGGATACTCTTGATATTTTCTTTTCTACAAATGAAGAATAGTCAGTTCCTTAGGGAAGCTTGTTAAGGTTTCCGCACCTTCAGCTGTAATAATCAGATCATCTTCGATACGCACACCCGCTAGTCCCGGTACATAAATCCCTGGCTCGACGGTGAACACATTGCCGATCTCAATAATGTCATTGTTCTGTCCATGGAGTGATGGATATTCATGCACATCCATACCGAGTCCGTGTCCGACACGGTGCAAGAAATATTCTCCGAATCCGGCTTCCTCAATCACATCACGCGCAGCTTTGTCGACAGAACCGAAGGGAGCTCCAGGATTGGAAGCAGCGATCCCAGCTTCGTTGGCAGCCAGCACGGTGTTATAGATCGTGATTAGCTTGTCGTCCACGGATTCAATAGCAAAGGTACGTGTAATATCAGAAGCATAACCATCAGCATACACCCCAATATCAAACATCAGGAAGTCGCCTGGCTGAATGACCCGGTTGCCTGGAACACCGTGAGGCAGAGCAGTTTTCGGACCAGAAAGCACCATAGTGTCGAAGGAAGGGCCGGAAGCGCCAACCTTTTTCATTAGATATTCCAGTTCCGCTACTAAATCGTTTTCTGTAACGCCTGTTTTTACATGGGTAAGCACGCGGCGCAAAGCTTCCTCAACTAGCTCAGCGGCATGTTTCATGCGCTTAACTTCATCTGGGGTCTTTTTGGAGCGCATGCTGCGCAGCAATGGACCTATATCACTAAAACGTTCTGCTGGAACGGCTGCGGTTAGATGCTCAAAACGGGCTACTGAGAAATGTTCCTTCTCTATACCAAGAGTACCTAGCTTACTGCTGCCGAAACAATCTTTAAGCAGGTTATAGGGATTATCGGTGTCATTATGAGTTAGGATTTTGGTGACCGAAGAAGCTGCTTGAGCCGCTTCTGCATCCAGTGCGGGTAGAATGAGCATTGGCTCTTCTCCGCGTATCAACAGCAGACCGAGAAAACGTTCATGCGGATCGCTGGCGAATCCGGTTAAATAGTAGACATGTTTGGGATCTGTTACGAGCAGGGCATCAAGGCCTTCGCCCGCCATTTGCTGCTCTAGGCTTGTCAGAGCATTATTCATAGTTGGTGTTCCCCTTTCAACTTCACGATTAGAACTGCAATATTCCTATTATAGATCAAAAATAGACTAGACGCACGAGACGGACTACATCTATCGTTGGCTAATCATAACATGCCTATTCGCAAGCTTTCCGTAAAGAAGGATGCATATTTGATCACCTATACTTTTAAAACCTGACAAGAAGCTTTTCTTGAGCCTACTAGTTGGTGTAACATAATCTTAAATATACTTCTCGTAAGGTTAGGCGGAAGCTTATTGGGGTACGGTTGTTGAGAGAGGAGTGATTCTTGGGATGAGAGGTAAAATTGCACTTGTAACTGGAGCAAATTCTGGTATGGGGCTAGCGACGACAGTTGAACTGGCTCGCAAGGGAGCCAAAGTAATTATGGTATGCCGTAATCGCCAGCGTGGAGAGGAAGCACTGGCTGCCGCCAAGCAAAAGAGCCACTCCGTGGATATCGAGCTGATGTTGTGTGATCTGGCCTCGCTGGAGAGCATTCGCAGTTTTGCGGAGGAATTCACCCGGAAATATCCGATTCTAGATATACTCATCAATAACGCTGGGGTAGTCACGATTAAGCGTCAGCTTACGAAGGACGGCTTTGAGATGGATCTTGGTGTGAACCATTTGGGTCATTTTTTGCTCACGAATCTGTTACTGGAGCCTTTAAAAGCAGCAGAGCAAGGCCGTATCGTTGTGGTTGCTTCCGGTGCTTACAAAATAGGTGCACTTCACTATGAAGATCCAACTCTCGCACGCCGTTTCAATCCCGCAAAAGCCTATGCTCGATCCAAGTTAGCCAATATACTGTTCACGAAAGAGTTGGCAGCACGCCTGCAAGGGACAAGAGTAACGGTGAATTGCGTGCATCCAGGAGCAGTGGGCACAAATATAGGTGTTAACCGGGAGACAGGCTTTGGCAAGTCGATCCTTAAGCTGCTGTCATACTTCTTTTTAACTCCTGAACAAGGGGCCGATACAGCGATCTATTTGGCTACAGAATCGGATTTGCAAGAGGTAACCGGTCAATATTATTATCGACGAAAGAACCAGGAGCTGACTCCCAGAGCACAGAATAAACAAGAGGCGCAGCGGCTGTGGCAATGGAGCCAGGAGCAGGTCGGCCTGAGTGAATTAACACATTTGGAGGAATCAAGGGATGAATTGGGAGAATAGCAGGATTGAAGATGCAAAACCTACAGACTTAGCAGCTATTGTGGAGATTTATAACTCAACGATTGCTGGACGGATGGTAACTGCGGATCTGGAACCTATTACTGTTGCTGACAGAGAAAAATGGTTCAATGAGCATAACAGCCACCATCGTCCTTTATGGGTACTCAGGCAGGGAGATGAGATTGCGGCATGGTTCAGCTTTCAATCCTTCTATGGTCGTCCAGCGTATAATGCAACAGCAGAAATTAGTGTATACGTGAGTGAAAAGTTCCGTGGTGGTGGAGCCGGTAGAATTCTTTTGAAAGAGGCCATTGAGAAAGCACCTAGTCTCGGCATTAAGAATCTAGTTGGTTTTGTATTCGGACATAATGATCCAAGCCTTGGTTTGCTAGAAAAGTTCGGTTTTAAGCAATGGGGATTACTGCCCGGTGTAGCTGAATTGGATGGTATAGAACGTGATTTAGTGATTGTTGGACTTAAAATCTAACTGCCGCAATTGAAACGCTTACATTTTGAGTGTTGAGCTTACGCTATTTGTGTCACAATCAATCCATATTTTTGACCAACGCTGCAAATCCCGGATAACTGTCTCCAGGGCAAGTCCTTTATCCGTTAAGGAATATTGGATTCGCACAGGTGTCTCAGGGAATACTTCTCGAAGGACAATCCCTTCCAGTTCCAGCTCTTTAAGTCGTTCGGAGAGCAATCTTCCGCTGATGGGCAAGGCTGCTTCAATCACATTGAAACGTTGCGGTCCTTGGAGGAGCTGGTAGATAATTAAACCTGTCCAACGCCTGCCGATAATATCCATACTTTTTTGTAGCTGGGGACATAAATCAGTGGACTTCATATGGCTCACCTCTTAGTGAACATTATAAACGAAAAGACCAATAATTTAAACAAATTCCAATTTAATTCATTACTAGAAGGGATGATTGACAGTGGCTAAAAAAAAGAAAATGCCTACCACTCCGCGTCCTGCTGCGACCGATGCACCAGCTACGCTAAAAGACCTGTTGAGCAGTGATGTTCTTGGAAAGCTGAAGGCGCAATCTGATGCGTTGAAAGCGGAAGAGAATGACCGCAAGGAAGCTGCTCGTAAAGCGGTTGAAGATCAGCGAAAAGCTGAGCAAAAGCGGCTTGAGAATGATTTTGCACATCTGTTGGAGAACAGTAATCAGGATTGGCACAAGTATAAATAACTGCTATAGCTAGCGGAAATAGATCATGTGATAAAGAGATGCCTATTAGGGTGTCTCTTTTTTAATGTTATTTATAAAAATCAATTGTTTTAAATTTTACTATACGAAAGGGTTGACCCTCAAAGTGGGCTTAGGTATAATCGAACATAGTGCAAATGAAAATCATTATCAATACCGATAATATCATCTATTTCCCAAACTATTTAACTATTAAACAGATAAGGAACAACTCATGAAACTAAAATATTTGTCCCTACTTCTAATAGTATTCTCATTTATATCTTTGTTTATAGGCGTAAAAGACATTTCACCTTTGGATCTTTTTTCGCTTACAGAATCTCAGATGCAGACTCTGTTAGTCAGCCGGATTCCACGCTTAGCTGCACTGATTATAGCTGGTGTAAGCATGAGTATTGCCGGATTAATTATGCAGCAATTATCACGGAATAAATTCGTTTCTCCCACTACGGCGGGCACGATGGATTCCGCGAAATTCGGTATTCTCGTGTCCCTGATGCTGTTCACAGGGGCGACACCGATGCAGAAGCTACTCGTTGCTTTTGTTTTTGCCCTACTGGGAACATTTATATTTATGAGAATCTTAGATCGGATCAAGTTCAAGGATAGTATTTTTATCCCGCTGGTCGGACTCATGTTCGGGAACATTGTAGGCTCGATTACTACATTTTTTGCTTACAAAAATGATTTGGTTCAGAATATCTCGTCTTGGATGCTTGGCGATTTCTCAACGATTATTAAGGGTCAATACGAATTAATCTATATCAGTATCCCACTTGTCATTCTTGCGTATGTTTTCGCCAATAAGTTCACCGTTGCCGGTATGGGGGAGGATTTCTCCGTCAATCTCGGTATGAACTACAAAGCGGTAGTGAACGTAGGATTGGTGATTGTAGCGTTAATCTCTTCAGTTGTTATTTTAACCGTAGGTACGATTCCATTCCTGGGTCTTGTTGTACCTAACATAGTAACGCTATACATAGGCGATAACTTGAAAAAAAATCTGGCGCATACTGCCATTCTCGGTGCGGTGTTCCTCCTGTTCTGTGATATTCTGGGCAGGCTCATTATATATCCATACGAAATATCCATCAGTCTTACGGTAGGCGTCATCGGAAGTGGTCTATTTATCTACTTGCTGATGAGAAGAAAGGCGAATTAGTGATGAAGACGAAACTAACTATATTATCCTTAAGCGCTGTTGCTCTCATCGTCTTGTTTATGACCTATCATGTTATGGGAAATTGGGATTATGTTCTACCCAGTCGGGGGAGAAAGCTGGCGGCCATCTTAATTACCGGAGCGGTGATAGCTGTCTCTACCGTAGTTTTTCAGAGCATTACGAACAATCGGATTTTGACACCTAGTATTCTGGGGCTAGACTCTTTGTACATGTTGATCCAGACGTTCGGTGTATACACCCTAGGCTCATCCAATATGACGTTTATGAATAAAAATGTGAATTTCTTGTTCTCAGCTTGCATCATGGTTCTGTTCTCAGGTGTGCTGTATAAGCTAATGTTCCGCAGAGAGGGTCAAAACATATACTTCCTGCTGCTCGTAGGACTTATTATGGGGACGATGTTCCAGAGTGCATCTTCTTTTATGGAAGTGCTCATTGATCCGAATGAATTCCTGATTCTACAAGGAAAAATGTTCGCCAGCTTCAACAACGTCAGCAGTGATCTACTGATATTGTCTACAGTTGTTCTAGCGCTAACTACGCTGTATTTCATGCGATTTGTGAAGTATTTAGATGTTATTTCTTTAGGAAAAGATGAAGCCATTAACTTAGGGATCAATTATGACTATGTAGTCAAAAGGCTGTTAGTTATTGTATCCATCTACGTTTCGATATCAACGGCTTTAGTGGGGCCGATTACTTTCTTGGGTTTACTTGTAGCCAATGTGGGGCATCAGTTGTTCCGTACGTATAAGCATTCCTATCTGATTCCCGGCACGATTTTGCTAAGCATTATTGCGCTTGTCGGGGGACAGTTTCTAGTTGAACGTGTGTTTGGATTCACTACTACGGTTAGTGTAATCATTAATTTTGCAGGTGGCGTCTACTTTGTCTATCTGCTGTTAAAGGAGAATAAGTCGTGGTAGAAGTTAAGCATGTAAGCAAGCGTTATGGCGGAGTAACCGTTGTAGATGATGTGTCTTTAACCATTAAAAAGGGTGCAATCACCTCGTTTATCGGCCCTAACGGAGCTGGTAAAAGCACGTTGCTCTCCATGATCAGTAGACTTATCTCTAAAGACGCAGGGGAAGTACTGATTGAAGGGAAGGAAATTGGCAGCTGTAAGAGTAATGAGCTTGCTCGTAAAATATCGGTACTAAAGCAGTCCAATCATATCAGCGTACGCCTTACCGTAAAGGAACTTGTTTCTTTCGGAAGGTTCCCTTATTCACAGGGAAAGCTCACACCTGAGGATCGAGCGTTCGTTGACGAAGCGATTGCTTACATGGACCTTCAAGAGATGCAGGATAAATATATTGATCAGCTTAGCGGTGGACAACGTCAGAGAGCATATATTGCGATGGTTATGGCTCAGGATACCGAGTATATTTTACTCGATGAACCACTCAACAACCTGGATATGAAGCATTCTGTACAAATTATGAAGGTGTTACGCCGATTGGTAGAAGAGAAGGGCAAGACGATTGTGCTCGTCATTCATGATATTAATTTCGCTTCTTGTTACTCTGACTACATTGTAGCGCTCAAGAATGGGCGGGTAGCTTCATCGGGTACGGTGGATGAAATTATTGATACAGCAGTGCTTAGGGATGTATATGACATGGATATCCCTATAGAAACAATAGGTGGTCGTAAAATTGGTGTCTATTTTTAAACAAGACGCCGCTTATATTCGGAAATTATTATGACGTAACGCTAGAAGTGATAGGCGCCAGCTTCTTGACGTATACGCGAATAATTCAAATAGCTTGACTATAAATTATAGGGGTGAATATTTTGAAGAAGAACGTATCTTTACTAATCATGACAGTGTTTCTTGCCGTAATCTTGGCGGCCTGTGGCTCCAATAATGCAGCAACTTCAAATAATAATACAGCAGCGGCAGGCAATACAGAGGCTACTACTGCACCGAATACAGAATCCAAAGAGCTTACTATTAAGCATGAACTTGGAGAAATTACGATTAAGACTAATCCGCAGAAAGTGGTTGTATTTGACTTCGGTACACTCGATACTTTGGATAAACTGGGCGTAGAGGTGACTGGAGTGCCTCAAAGCAATGTACCCTCTTATCTCTCTAAATATAGCGATGCCAAATATGAGAATGTCGGTGGTTTGAAAGAGCCTGACTTCGAAAAAATAAATAGTCTTTCTCCTGATCTGATCATCATTTCCGGCAGACAGCAAGATTCTTATGATGAATTCAGCAAAATTGCACCTACATTGTACGTTGCTGTAGATAATGCGAATTATATGGAATCCTTCACGAAAAATGTGAAGACGCTGGGCCAAATTTTTGGCAAGGAAGCTGAAGTAGAAGCTGAGCTTGCGACTATTACTGACTCCGTTAAAGCTCTGAATGAGAAAGCTAAAGCCGATGGTAAAAAATCTCTTATCATTCTTGCCAATGAAGGAAAAATCAGTGCTTATGGTTCAGGTTCACGTTTTGGTATTATCCATGATGTATTCGGATTTGCACAAGCGGATGATAAAATCGAAGTATCCACTCATGGTCAAAGCGTATCTTACGAATATGTAGCCGACAAGAATCCGGATTATCTGTTCGTAGTAGATAGAGATGCGGCTGTGAAGAGTGATGGCAGCAAATCCGGTTCAGCGAAGGATGCAGTTGAGAACGATCTCGTGAAGAACACAAATGCTTTTAAAAACGGTAAAATCATTTACCTTGATCCTAACTACTGGTACTTGTCCGGTGGCGGTTTAATCTCTGTTAGTGAAATGCTCAAAGAAGTTGAGGTTGTTCTGTAAGCAGAGTAACTCGAGGAAATGGTTATTAAGAAGCCTGTTGGCAGGAGTAAACCTCCTTGTCAGCGGGCTTTTTTTCGCATTCTTCCATAGAAATACTGGTATATTCATACTAGTTGCTAAATTTAGCTGTAACTTTTTATGCGAGTATACGTGGTTAGGTTAAGGGGGGAGTGCATGAAGCGAAATTCACTGGATGAAATATATCAGATGTATGTGATGGATATTTACCGCTATTTGCGCTCCCTTTGTGGTGATCATCACGCGGCCGAAGATTTAATGCAGGAGACCTTTTACCGTGCTTATTTATATTTGGAGGATTGTAAAGACGAGAAGATTAAGCCGTGGTTGTTCCGTGTCGCGTACAATGCCTTCGTAGATTATAAGCGGAAGGAAGGACGCAGTACTGTTCAGAGTGAGGATTTTTTTAAACAGCTCGCCCATCCAGATACCACGGAAAGCACGCTGCTTCGGCAGGAACGTTGGGAAGAAATGAGGATTGCGATAGGTGAGCTACCGGACAATCAGAGGCATGCACTTCTGCTACATGATTTTCATGGTCTTAGTTACCTGGAGGCATCGGACATTATGAATGTGGGTCTGTCCCAATATAAGATATTAATCTTTCGAGCTAGACAGAAGCTGCGTGAAGCAGAGCGGAGGAGGAATGAACATGAGTGAGGAGTTCAAGGAGAAGTTAAGAAGGTACGGCGAAGGTACCCTTGCTGACGAGGATAGGGATGTAGTAGAGCGCGAACTGGAGAAGATGGAAGCTTATCAGGCTTATCTGGATGAACTCATGGGTGAAGAAAAGCCGGCTTCAAGTGAGGATAAGAGCATAAAATTCGGAAAGGGTAAAAGAAACAGATCTGGCAAGGAAAAAAAGATCATCCGCCGCGGTAAATGGAGAGCCCGTATATCGAATACTTTAACGGTAATTTCTGCGTTCTTAATTTTCATGATTATTTGCAGTATTATCAGTGCGATATTTTATGGTACTGGGGAGAGAGTAGAGAAATACCGTGATGTCGTTTCTTCCGCAATTGCTGTTTCACAGCCGAACACGATTGTACATTTGAGCAGTGGTACCGGTCCATTTTTTAGTATGAATCTGACAAGTAAGATAGAGAAACAAGTGGGAGATGAACAAATCACTGTCGGAGATTATTCAATGAAGCTTCTATTTGGCTGGGCTAGGCTCTACAACTATTCCTGGACGAATGAGAGTAGAAGTGTTGGTTATTACTTTCTATATCCACAGGGGAAGAATGATGCGGCAAA
This genomic stretch from Paenibacillus sp. FSL H7-0737 harbors:
- a CDS encoding ATP-binding cassette domain-containing protein, which codes for MVYKLDNLSVNYADHVALHNINCTITAGKWISIIGPTGAGKSTFVKVLKGLIPTVKGDYWIDQQPAPRDAKGQLKVVPELGFVFQYPEHQLFETTVQKELSFALNLQGASRQQITAVIERILPQVGLSESILPLNPFQLSGGEKRRVAIAAVLMTNPKLLILDEPTAGLDPASQVSLLKLLKTWQQQNQSTILFVSHQMEDVAEYSDEVLVFHKGQLEGHFDPRTLFMEKEELLVELGLSMPEPVQLLKLVEELSGQKIEVASCKEQDIFDAVQPIWHSRGRLHG
- a CDS encoding energy-coupling factor transporter transmembrane component T family protein → MADSVIVGQYVETHSIFHRLDPRIKLVSIVILMLSFLMLGTWLSYAVATVFVFGILLLSKVPIHFFWRGLRPLLFVLLFTLLYNAVFTKGTILWSWSFIEVTEEGLRTGLRFVWRIILLILLASVLTLTTKPLDLAYGLEKLLAPLSKMGVPVEQFSLMIVIAIRFIPTIKEELDRILLAQKARGYDLTALSLPKRIFAYVPIIIPLLFTTIQRAEQLSYAIDARAYGNGKGRTSYRVLQFQKMDYLAGGIALLFAVILLWLKIGKV
- a CDS encoding NAD(P)H-dependent flavin oxidoreductase; this encodes MKWNTRITELLHIEYPIIQGGLAYLGYADLAAAVSNAGGLGQVTAMSLPSAEALRSEIERVRTMTDKPFGVNFAIGVHGIGYEDRVQVAIDEQVPVVSLTGGNPAPILEMLQHTDIKTLVLVSSRRQAQKAEQLGASAVIVVGQEGGGHLGRDDVGTMVLVPQVVDAVDIPVIASGGIGDGRGWMAAHALGAEGIEMGTRFVATVECIHAAASYKKALVESSESDTVVIKRSIGAPARVLRSEYIDKILEIERVTPTYEALKEYISGAANKRWIYDDVKEEGIGWAGQVTGMIHDIPTVSELVGRMVKDAESIRGMWGMQV
- a CDS encoding alpha/beta fold hydrolase, whose amino-acid sequence is MGYFVTVEPGVKVFIEDINPKGNKTILFIHGWPLNHNQFEYQFNFLPKLGYRCIGVDWRGYGNSDKPFDGYGFDRLADDLRMVIEALQLKNITLAGHSTGGAISIRYMARYKGYGVSKLVLIDAASPSSVPKEFTNKIIEETNNDRPKMLQNQTESFFFQYISEAKSEWFFLMGLQAANWSTSAIMVTLRDENVYNDLGQIDVPTLIIHGIHDKVVPFTQAQETNKLIKNSQLVPFQYSSHCPFLEERDRFNQLLSSFA
- a CDS encoding M24 family metallopeptidase; its protein translation is MNNALTSLEQQMAGEGLDALLVTDPKHVYYLTGFASDPHERFLGLLLIRGEEPMLILPALDAEAAQAASSVTKILTHNDTDNPYNLLKDCFGSSKLGTLGIEKEHFSVARFEHLTAAVPAERFSDIGPLLRSMRSKKTPDEVKRMKHAAELVEEALRRVLTHVKTGVTENDLVAELEYLMKKVGASGPSFDTMVLSGPKTALPHGVPGNRVIQPGDFLMFDIGVYADGYASDITRTFAIESVDDKLITIYNTVLAANEAGIAASNPGAPFGSVDKAARDVIEEAGFGEYFLHRVGHGLGMDVHEYPSLHGQNNDIIEIGNVFTVEPGIYVPGLAGVRIEDDLIITAEGAETLTSFPKELTILHL
- a CDS encoding SDR family oxidoreductase, with the translated sequence MRGKIALVTGANSGMGLATTVELARKGAKVIMVCRNRQRGEEALAAAKQKSHSVDIELMLCDLASLESIRSFAEEFTRKYPILDILINNAGVVTIKRQLTKDGFEMDLGVNHLGHFLLTNLLLEPLKAAEQGRIVVVASGAYKIGALHYEDPTLARRFNPAKAYARSKLANILFTKELAARLQGTRVTVNCVHPGAVGTNIGVNRETGFGKSILKLLSYFFLTPEQGADTAIYLATESDLQEVTGQYYYRRKNQELTPRAQNKQEAQRLWQWSQEQVGLSELTHLEESRDELGE
- a CDS encoding GNAT family N-acetyltransferase encodes the protein MNWENSRIEDAKPTDLAAIVEIYNSTIAGRMVTADLEPITVADREKWFNEHNSHHRPLWVLRQGDEIAAWFSFQSFYGRPAYNATAEISVYVSEKFRGGGAGRILLKEAIEKAPSLGIKNLVGFVFGHNDPSLGLLEKFGFKQWGLLPGVAELDGIERDLVIVGLKI
- a CDS encoding winged helix-turn-helix transcriptional regulator; amino-acid sequence: MKSTDLCPQLQKSMDIIGRRWTGLIIYQLLQGPQRFNVIEAALPISGRLLSERLKELELEGIVLREVFPETPVRIQYSLTDKGLALETVIRDLQRWSKIWIDCDTNSVSSTLKM
- a CDS encoding YqkE family protein, whose translation is MPTTPRPAATDAPATLKDLLSSDVLGKLKAQSDALKAEENDRKEAARKAVEDQRKAEQKRLENDFAHLLENSNQDWHKYK